GTCAATCTAGAACGCGACCCGCAAGTGGCCGTCCCGGTCCCCTAACCGTCTCGCGGTACGAGTCGATCGTTTGCCTGAGTCCCACCTCGAAGCTGGTCCGAGCCCGGAAACCGAAGTGTTTCTCGGCCCGCGTCGTGTCGAGCAGGCGCCGTGGCTGCCCGTCCGGCTTGCTGGCGTCCCAGACGATGCGGCCCTTGAATCCCGTGAGGCGCGCGATCAACTCCACCAGGTCCCTGACCGAGATCTCCACACCCGTCCCGAGATTGACCGGCTCCTCACCCTCGTACCGTTCGGCCGCGAGCACGATGCCCTCGGCCGCATCGGCGACGTAGAGGAACTCACGAGTGGCCTTTCCGGTGCCCCACACCGTGATGGTGTCATCCCCGGCCTCTACCGCGTCCATGCACTTCTTGATCAGCGCCGGGATGACGTGCGACGAGGTGGGATCGAAGTTGTCCCGTGGGCCGTAGAGATTCACCGGCAGCAGATAGATCGAATTGAGGCCGTACTGCTGGCGATAGGCCTGACCCTGCACCAGGAGCATCTTCTTGGCGAGGCCGTAGGGGGCGTTCGTCTCCTCGGGATAGCCACTCCAGAGCTCGTCTTCCTGAAACGGGACGGGCGTGAACTTGGGATACGAACATACCGTGCCGATGGTCACGAACTTGCCGACCCCGAAGCGCCGGGCCTGCTCCATGAGCTGCGTGCCCATCATCAGATTCTCGTAGAAGAACCGGCCGGGGCTCTCCCGGTTGGCCCCGATACCCCCGACGACCGCGGCCAGATGGATGATGACATGGGGCCGCGAGGCTTCGAACAGCCGCACGATATCGGGTTCCCGCCGCAAGTCGTAGTCGCGGCTACGCGCAACGAATGGATGGGAGCATCCCCGCTCCTTCAGGTACTCCACCACGTAGGAGCCGAGGAAGCCACCGCCGCCGGTCACGACGAGGCGCTTGTCGCGCCAGAAATCAACGGGCCAGGCGTCGGTTGATGCCGTCATGGCACGTCACGCCCCGATTCGCCTCAGATCGGCCTCGACCATCATCGCCACCAGCTCCTCGAGGTTCACCTTCGGTTCCCAGCCGAGATCGACCTTGGCCCGGGTGGCGTTGCCCCAGAGAGACGGGACCTCGGCCGGCCGAGAGAATTGCTGGTCGGTCCGCACGTAGTCCTGCCAGTTGAGGCCCACATGGCCAAACGCCATCCTGCAGAAGTCGCCGACCGAGTGGGTGCGGCCGGTCGCCACGACGTACTCGCGCGGCTCGCTGGACTGCAGCATCAGCCACATGGCCTCGACGTAGTCTCCGGCGAAGCCCCAGTCACGCTTGGCCTCGAGATTGCCGAGCCGTAACTCGGTGGCCAAGCCGCGCTTGATCCGGGCGACGCCGTCGGTGATCTTGCGGGTCACGAATTCGATGCCGCGGATCGGCGACTCGTGGTTGAACAGGATGCCCGCGCAGGCGAACAGCCCGAAGCTCTCGCGATAGTTGACCGTCATCCAGTGGGCCATGAGCTTCGAGACTGCATACGGGCTGCGGGGATGAAACGGCGTCGTCTCCGACTGCGGCTCTTCCTGCGCGAGCCCGAACATCTCACTGGTGGAGGCCTGGTAGAAGCGAACTTTCGGGTTGACGATGCGGACCGCCTCGAGCACGTTGACTGCGCCCACGCCGGTCACCTCCGCGGTGAGCGAGGGCTGGTGCCAGGAGGCGCCGACGAAGGACTGCGCGGCCAGGTTGTAGACCTCGTCGGGCTCGGCAGTCCGCATGGCCCGGACCATGGAGCCCTGGTCGATGATATCGCCGTCCAGGAGCACCACGTCGTTCACCACGCCCAGGTAGTGGAGGCGGTCGGTCGTGGCCAGGCTGGTCCGGCGGTCGACGCCGTAGACTTTGTAGCCCTTGCTCAGCAACAGCTTGGAGAGGTAGGCGCCGTCTTGACCCGTAACCCCAGTGATCAATGCTCTTTTCATGCCATGCCAGTCTACTACGAGGTTCGAGAGGCAGTCGAGATTTGACGCCTCTTGCAGGGGCTACGGGCACTCCGCTACCGGCCTCGCGTGACGAAGTAGAGCCGGCTGCCCATCTCCGGCTGGGCGTGGTCGTCCGGACGCGCGGCCAGCATCTGTCCGCCCGCCGCGGCCACGATCGATCGCACCTCCGCCTCGGCCACCGCGTTCATCCGGATGGGGTGGAGGCCCCACCGCTCGTAGAGGAGGCGCTCGCCGAGACCGGCCGCGCGCAGCACCCCGTACAGCCGCCGCCGCAGCTGGACGCGGCGGCGGAGGGGCAGCCGGCTCGGCAGCTGAAAGCACAGCAGGCCGCCGGCGCGGAGGGTGCGCACGAGGTCCCGCACCATGTCGCGGATGGCGGCGCGCGTCGGCTGGTGCTGCAGGACGAGCACGGAGTAGATCAGGTCGAAGCAGCCGTCGGGAAAGGCCAGGACGCCCTCGGTCGCCAGGAAGGTGCAGTTCGGCACGTCCCGGTGCAGCTCGCGGGCCTGCTCGACCATGCGGGGCGAGATGTCCACGCCCGTCACCTGGCCGAAGTGACGGGCCAGCGCGCGGGTGAGGCGGCCCAGCCCACAGCCGAAGTCGAGCGCGACGGCGCGCGCCTTCGGCAGGCCGAGCTCGCCGGCCGCGGCCATCAGCCGCTCGATCTCGGCCTCGCCCGAGCGCAGGAATTCGCCGCGGTCCCAGCCGCCGAAGCGCTTGCCCGGCTCGGTGAGCACCGACCAGTAGGGATCGAGCGAGGCCAGGTCGTCCCAGTCCTGACGGTGGCGGCCGAGGCCCGTCATGCCCGCGCTCACCCGGCGACGGCCCGCGCCACCGCCTGCTGCACGGCGCGCGCCGTCGCGTCCCACGAGAACTGGCCGGCGCGCTCGAGGCCACGCACGCGCAGGTCCTTGCACAGGCC
This Candidatus Methylomirabilota bacterium DNA region includes the following protein-coding sequences:
- a CDS encoding class I SAM-dependent methyltransferase; the protein is MTGLGRHRQDWDDLASLDPYWSVLTEPGKRFGGWDRGEFLRSGEAEIERLMAAAGELGLPKARAVALDFGCGLGRLTRALARHFGQVTGVDISPRMVEQARELHRDVPNCTFLATEGVLAFPDGCFDLIYSVLVLQHQPTRAAIRDMVRDLVRTLRAGGLLCFQLPSRLPLRRRVQLRRRLYGVLRAAGLGERLLYERWGLHPIRMNAVAEAEVRSIVAAAGGQMLAARPDDHAQPEMGSRLYFVTRGR
- the gmd gene encoding GDP-mannose 4,6-dehydratase codes for the protein MKRALITGVTGQDGAYLSKLLLSKGYKVYGVDRRTSLATTDRLHYLGVVNDVVLLDGDIIDQGSMVRAMRTAEPDEVYNLAAQSFVGASWHQPSLTAEVTGVGAVNVLEAVRIVNPKVRFYQASTSEMFGLAQEEPQSETTPFHPRSPYAVSKLMAHWMTVNYRESFGLFACAGILFNHESPIRGIEFVTRKITDGVARIKRGLATELRLGNLEAKRDWGFAGDYVEAMWLMLQSSEPREYVVATGRTHSVGDFCRMAFGHVGLNWQDYVRTDQQFSRPAEVPSLWGNATRAKVDLGWEPKVNLEELVAMMVEADLRRIGA
- a CDS encoding GDP-L-fucose synthase, translated to MTASTDAWPVDFWRDKRLVVTGGGGFLGSYVVEYLKERGCSHPFVARSRDYDLRREPDIVRLFEASRPHVIIHLAAVVGGIGANRESPGRFFYENLMMGTQLMEQARRFGVGKFVTIGTVCSYPKFTPVPFQEDELWSGYPEETNAPYGLAKKMLLVQGQAYRQQYGLNSIYLLPVNLYGPRDNFDPTSSHVIPALIKKCMDAVEAGDDTITVWGTGKATREFLYVADAAEGIVLAAERYEGEEPVNLGTGVEISVRDLVELIARLTGFKGRIVWDASKPDGQPRRLLDTTRAEKHFGFRARTSFEVGLRQTIDSYRETVRGPGRPLAGRVLD